GGACCACCTTCGGGCAGGCGGTAAATGGTGAATTCCGCCACCGGATTCCCGGCGCTCTCGGTCATCAGCTGATACATCTGGCAGAGGTCTTCTTGCCCTTCCACCCCGGTGCGAAAGCATTTGATCTGCCAATCGTCATGGGTGGATTTGATATAGGACGGATCCTCTTGCACAGGGCGTCCGGTGTCGAGACCGATCGCCGGGGTCTCGGCGTCCGGTTCTGCGGCCTCTACCGGGGCTTCGGGGGCCGGCTGTGTTGCTTCTTGTGCGCTGAGGGCTCCGCCCATTGCGAGAAGCGCCACAATCGAAAGGCTTGTAAGGAGTCTAGG
The nucleotide sequence above comes from Roseovarius mucosus. Encoded proteins:
- a CDS encoding invasion associated locus B family protein encodes the protein MPRLLTSLSIVALLAMGGALSAQEATQPAPEAPVEAAEPDAETPAIGLDTGRPVQEDPSYIKSTHDDWQIKCFRTGVEGQEDLCQMYQLMTESAGNPVAEFTIYRLPEGGPVIAGATIAAPLGTLLTEEIKLSVDGANAKSYAYSFCTMAGCFARIGLTQQDIDTMKRGVKVTLEIVPAQAPDQKVKIDASLKGFTAAFEEASILQQ